One window from the genome of Salvia splendens isolate huo1 chromosome 9, SspV2, whole genome shotgun sequence encodes:
- the LOC121747504 gene encoding homeobox protein knotted-1-like 1, producing MERKQGGEEGVQNSKITINGDDENLSLLKREIACHSLFSLMVESHLNCLKLCLGKMENNAINNPSASLPNQHANLFTADQSELDKFMEAYCVTLKKLKEEMEEPQQESMEFINIMYSQLDDLLLDTPSSRGSEILRSDEE from the exons ATGGAAAGAAAACAAGGTGGTGAAGAAGGGGTGCAGAACTCAAAGATTACTATAAATGGAGATGATGAGAATCTGTCTTTGCTAAAGAGAGAAATTGCATGCCACTCTTTGTTTAGCCTCATGGTTGAATCCCACCTCAACTGCTTgaag CTATGTTTAGGTAAAATGGAGAATAATGCAATAAATAATCCTAGTGCTTCACTTCCAAACCAGCATGCCAACTTATTCACAGCTGATCAATCAGAGTTGGACAAGTTTATG GAGGCATATTGTGTGACTCTAAAGAAGCTAAAAGAAGAAATGGAGGAACCTCAGCAAGAATCTATGGAATTCATTAATATAATGTATTCTCAACTTGATGACCTTCTACTTGACACTCCTTCCTCCA GGGGCAGCGAAATTCTAAGGTCGGACGAAGAGTAg